One Firmicutes bacterium CAG:345 genomic window carries:
- a CDS encoding putative uncharacterized protein (product inferred by homology to UniProt), giving the protein MYYQNQKYYLVPLTKEEVEKLQNLRNKEENEKNVKTSSDELIEPLDALVKGNIFKNEYRPYKNYSTCATCITDYSDEKEKLMGEIMIYSNAAHDLSLKLDIFPERIELLYKFDEYALKANNLIKEYESKYGPLKVNALVGPKNEYSWLKTPSVWEN; this is encoded by the coding sequence ATGTATTATCAAAATCAAAAATATTATCTTGTCCCTTTGACTAAAGAAGAAGTCGAAAAATTACAGAATTTAAGAAATAAAGAAGAAAATGAAAAAAATGTAAAAACATCTTCTGATGAATTGATAGAACCTCTTGATGCTTTGGTCAAGGGAAATATTTTCAAAAATGAATATCGTCCTTATAAAAATTATTCTACATGTGCAACCTGCATTACAGATTATAGTGACGAAAAAGAAAAATTGATGGGAGAAATAATGATATATTCAAATGCAGCTCATGATCTAAGTTTGAAATTAGATATTTTTCCTGAAAGAATAGAACTTTTATATAAATTTGATGAATATGCTTTAAAAGCAAATAATCTTATCAAAGAATATGAAAGTAAATATGGGCCATTAAAAGTAAATGCGTTAGTTGGTCCGAAAAATGAATACTCTTGGTTAAAAACACCATCTGTTTGGGAGAATTAA
- a CDS encoding unknown (no significant homology to UniProt) encodes MIKNKKMILETIKFLLSLVFSIGIFILGFVLGKQCDFSIVYYYIGVLVVFFGYLIFCLAYYAKYEKEIQKMKSKNFINHIEEQKKYINSNISETKNKILKMYSFCICNIFVSYFIYYFCLFFTGLVYPTIINNDNIAPLAAFTAVVFVIIFLIILIPYFNSLKANKITLSYQKNQYKILTTFIAEIFKSEDINKSFIVNININDSNCAIEEKTIN; translated from the coding sequence ATGATCAAAAACAAAAAAATGATTTTAGAAACTATAAAATTCTTGTTGTCTTTAGTTTTTTCTATCGGTATATTTATCCTTGGTTTTGTTTTAGGAAAACAATGTGATTTTTCCATAGTTTATTATTATATTGGAGTACTTGTAGTTTTTTTCGGATATTTAATTTTTTGCTTAGCATATTATGCTAAATACGAAAAAGAAATTCAAAAAATGAAATCAAAAAACTTTATCAATCATATAGAAGAACAAAAGAAATATATAAATTCAAATATATCAGAAACAAAAAATAAAATTTTAAAAATGTATTCCTTCTGTATTTGCAATATATTCGTTTCTTATTTTATTTACTATTTTTGTTTATTTTTTACCGGATTAGTTTATCCAACAATTATAAATAATGATAATATTGCACCTTTAGCAGCCTTTACTGCTGTAGTTTTCGTAATTATCTTTTTAATAATTTTAATTCCTTACTTCAACAGTTTAAAAGCAAATAAAATTACTTTGTCATATCAAAAAAATCAATATAAAATTCTTACAACATTTATCGCTGAAATCTTTAAAAGCGAAGATATCAATAAATCTTTTATAGTCAATATAAATATTAACGATAGCAATTGTGCTATCGAAGAAAAAACGATAAATTAA
- a CDS encoding lysophospholipase (product inferred by homology to UniProt) — protein sequence MPFNLAFFGINKANKIIKKLYYSHIYIGGHSLRGAMASSFAYKNGNKLDGVILLESYATKIMPNNLKCLSLMKSNDKIVKKDKFEKNKEFFNKNLYIEMIIEGINHSIFGNYGLQNKDGITENSNLKQ from the coding sequence ATGCCTTTTAATTTAGCCTTTTTTGGAATAAATAAAGCAAATAAAATTATCAAAAAATTATATTACTCTCATATTTATATCGGCGGACATTCATTAAGAGGAGCGATGGCATCAAGTTTTGCTTATAAAAACGGGAATAAATTAGATGGAGTAATTTTACTCGAAAGTTATGCAACAAAAATTATGCCTAACAATTTAAAGTGTTTATCATTGATGAAATCAAATGATAAAATTGTTAAAAAAGATAAATTCGAAAAAAATAAAGAATTCTTTAATAAAAATCTTTACATTGAAATGATTATCGAAGGTATAAATCATTCAATTTTTGGAAATTATGGATTGCAAAATAAGGATGGCATTACTGAAAATTCCAATCTGAAGCAATAG
- a CDS encoding unknown (no significant homology to UniProt) yields the protein MFTKKKLKIIIDENNAIILGTGTGLSSAAGFEYGGKNLYKRLYALVQ from the coding sequence ATGTTTACAAAAAAGAAATTGAAAATAATTATTGATGAAAATAATGCAATTATTTTAGGAACTGGGACTGGATTAAGCAGTGCTGCAGGTTTTGAATATGGTGGAAAAAATCTTTATAAAAGACTATATGCTTTAGTTCAATGA
- a CDS encoding unknown (no significant homology to UniProt), with product MKKKILLTSLLLLTSCAGSNISSSNISGSSVSSISSSLSTTADDSKTSNTINDEKRLLTIHYCYDNYEEFKTVNQEYKIGDKFFYESPKVDFMMPDYSIIEGNMGNDNLEYTVTYSFTEEEFNDVTALKKYTPFKVNDGFTLSYVINNCESDWNVIFKSKHFEIGNGTLKLKDDQGNYQDFYGSETSKIYKYDALLSKGLEDKYIDIAFRQNNSIYFYLNGKPVFCFLASKESSYQFNESSPIAKIEDFSRTVKEDIKQYGLEIGPAIKDNMKYFRVSDVKEGTDYKKYFEENIKSFKINYLDEEGNIVHTPQIYIGKENDEFTLPSPTIENLATETKQITKILQDKDGVMNVRYHFPGSQKVTKEIIESGKNKLNYQNINNWIDKNGWYKVAENLSGDFSVQLKYHMNGCFTSENRTDSEYVKWRTALSIISNSNTGDRWVNRLDSFGWQDDCNHDEIYLGNTENYNQGYSCLQDFTRDFYNVFSNCDIVVTFTRSGNKIISSYLVKALNQGYENKTFEYYCSLDNVYAQSIDIDITAERANVEILSIYY from the coding sequence ATGAAAAAGAAAATTTTATTGACAAGTCTATTGTTGCTCACATCATGCGCTGGTTCTAATATTTCTAGTTCTAATATTTCAGGAAGCTCAGTTTCTTCTATTAGTTCTTCTTTATCTACTACCGCTGATGATAGTAAAACAAGCAATACTATAAATGATGAAAAAAGATTATTGACAATCCATTACTGCTACGATAATTATGAAGAATTTAAAACAGTTAATCAGGAATATAAAATAGGAGATAAATTTTTTTATGAATCACCTAAAGTAGATTTTATGATGCCAGATTACTCTATCATCGAAGGCAATATGGGAAATGATAATTTAGAATATACCGTCACTTATTCTTTTACTGAAGAAGAATTTAATGATGTTACAGCATTAAAAAAATATACTCCATTTAAAGTAAATGATGGCTTTACATTATCTTATGTAATTAATAACTGTGAATCTGATTGGAACGTAATTTTTAAATCTAAACATTTTGAAATAGGAAATGGAACTTTAAAGTTAAAAGATGATCAAGGAAATTATCAAGACTTTTATGGTTCTGAAACAAGTAAAATTTATAAATATGATGCCTTATTATCAAAAGGATTGGAAGATAAGTATATAGATATTGCATTTAGACAAAATAATTCTATTTACTTTTATTTAAATGGAAAACCGGTATTTTGTTTTTTAGCTTCTAAAGAGTCTTCTTATCAATTTAATGAGTCTTCACCAATTGCTAAAATAGAAGACTTTTCACGTACTGTTAAAGAAGATATAAAACAATATGGTTTAGAAATTGGTCCAGCGATAAAAGATAACATGAAATATTTCCGTGTTTCAGATGTAAAAGAAGGAACGGATTATAAAAAATATTTCGAAGAGAATATCAAATCATTTAAAATTAACTATTTAGATGAAGAAGGAAATATTGTTCATACTCCTCAAATTTATATTGGTAAAGAAAATGATGAATTTACTTTGCCTTCCCCAACTATTGAAAATTTGGCTACTGAAACTAAGCAAATTACTAAAATACTTCAGGATAAAGATGGAGTAATGAATGTGAGATACCATTTTCCAGGCTCTCAAAAAGTTACAAAAGAGATTATTGAATCTGGCAAAAATAAACTAAATTATCAAAATATTAATAATTGGATAGATAAAAATGGTTGGTATAAAGTTGCTGAAAATCTAAGTGGTGATTTTTCAGTACAACTTAAATATCATATGAATGGATGTTTTACTTCAGAAAATAGAACAGATTCTGAATATGTAAAATGGAGAACGGCATTAAGCATTATATCTAATTCTAATACCGGAGACCGTTGGGTCAATAGATTAGATAGTTTTGGTTGGCAAGATGATTGCAATCATGATGAAATATATTTAGGAAATACCGAAAATTATAATCAAGGATATAGCTGTTTACAAGATTTTACACGTGATTTTTATAATGTATTTTCTAATTGTGATATAGTTGTTACTTTTACACGCAGCGGTAACAAAATAATAAGCTCTTATTTAGTTAAAGCATTAAATCAGGGTTACGAAAATAAAACATTTGAATATTATTGTTCTTTAGATAATGTTTATGCGCAATCAATCGATATTGATATAACAGCAGAAAGAGCTAATGTTGAAATATTATCAATATATTATTAA
- a CDS encoding alpha-L-fucosidase (product inferred by homology to UniProt), with product MNNIDEFKNAKYGLMIHFGLYSLLGGIYKGQKGPTYAEWIECEKKIPYLEMNKLASIFNPIYFNADEICSFAKKCGMKYIVITTKHHEGFALFNSSVDNFNCYEYSPCKRDLIKELADSCKKYDLKLGFYYSQCIDWREKDGGGYTIDSTGSAGDSWDNNWDYPDRTTKNYERCFNKKIVPQVKELLTNYGDVFLMWFDMPLDSTPSQSKFLYQLVKNLQPNCLINSRLGNGNFDYVSLGDNEIPEFIPSKINENIDYNNIEGFKKSPYELYESACTLNHSWGYSLIDNDWKSSKEILNNRIKLEKLGINYLINIGLDYLGRIPYKASEILEEVQNFYKNYKN from the coding sequence ATGAATAATATTGATGAATTTAAAAATGCAAAATATGGTTTAATGATTCATTTTGGTCTTTATAGCTTATTAGGTGGAATATATAAAGGACAAAAAGGACCAACTTATGCCGAATGGATTGAATGCGAGAAAAAAATACCTTATTTAGAGATGAATAAACTCGCAAGTATTTTTAATCCTATATACTTCAATGCTGATGAAATTTGTTCTTTTGCTAAAAAATGCGGAATGAAATACATCGTTATTACCACTAAACATCACGAAGGTTTTGCCTTATTTAATTCATCTGTAGATAATTTTAATTGCTATGAATATTCTCCTTGTAAGCGAGACTTAATAAAAGAATTAGCAGATTCTTGTAAAAAATATGATTTAAAACTCGGATTTTACTATTCTCAATGTATTGATTGGCGAGAAAAAGATGGTGGAGGATATACAATTGATTCTACTGGTTCTGCTGGTGATTCATGGGATAATAATTGGGATTATCCAGATAGAACAACAAAAAATTATGAAAGATGTTTCAATAAAAAAATAGTCCCACAGGTAAAAGAATTATTAACAAATTATGGAGATGTATTCTTAATGTGGTTTGATATGCCGCTCGATTCAACTCCATCACAGAGCAAATTTTTATATCAATTAGTCAAAAATTTACAGCCAAATTGCTTAATAAATTCTCGTTTAGGAAATGGTAATTTTGATTATGTTTCTTTAGGTGATAATGAAATTCCCGAATTTATCCCTTCAAAAATTAATGAAAATATAGATTATAATAATATTGAAGGATTTAAAAAATCACCTTATGAATTATATGAATCAGCTTGCACTTTAAATCATTCATGGGGATATAGTTTAATCGATAATGATTGGAAAAGTTCAAAAGAAATATTAAATAATAGAATTAAATTAGAAAAATTAGGAATTAATTATCTTATAAATATCGGGTTAGATTATCTTGGAAGAATTCCTTATAAAGCGAGTGAAATTCTCGAAGAAGTTCAAAACTTTTATAAAAACTATAAAAATTAA
- a CDS encoding spore coat protein CotH (product inferred by homology to UniProt) produces the protein MKNKLFLILIAFMLTSCESNEIIINRKTSGEKEDDPATLNNEVEGMVELYDGLYVSHNPGFYDEEFDLNFKMTDKDYRLLYSFDSSVPENNSKNTYSKPIHIEKMKIGNIENYPLTTSVDGILPLNTNGRCISTDYIYNVQKPENYYLTKKSTVLTIKLIDKNTNEQLFTRSLSYFVDDDIQNKFTIPVISLSMPYEDIFSKKEGFYNKPEQEIEKRANLEYLDPIYDQTFYRNTKIKIGGNWSSGYPQRTLNLNFNKNQFGEKNKTVKEKVFGDRKQLGNQENDLTDITRFRLHNGGNCFEQWTGLNDAIIQNLMAYTNASTTASRPCLTYINGEYWGLETIREHYSDVYYSDNYGVKKSNVLALQLKGNYLVDEGDENECMEEIAKLNEFVDNNDFTDEEVYNKFVSEYIDEDSFIDVMIAHSFARNWDFVGNYNNLRIWKTNKIDSKNKYADGKWRFSIHDVDFAFTESTNFFNKNHANSYFKYNIFNKLSQNETFKKHMYQRAKYLLANNLSYDHAVEVIDDLMDQVGPYRLESYLRWGKDASIMTSWRESINNVKYIIRLNQNIYLSELYDALYK, from the coding sequence ATGAAAAACAAATTATTTTTAATTTTAATCGCTTTCATGTTAACTTCGTGCGAAAGTAATGAAATAATAATCAATCGAAAAACATCTGGTGAAAAAGAAGATGATCCTGCAACTTTAAATAATGAAGTTGAAGGAATGGTAGAGCTATATGATGGATTATATGTCAGTCATAATCCTGGATTTTATGATGAAGAATTTGATTTGAATTTTAAAATGACTGATAAAGATTATCGTTTGCTTTACTCTTTTGATTCATCTGTTCCTGAAAATAATTCAAAAAATACTTATAGTAAACCGATACATATAGAAAAGATGAAAATAGGAAATATTGAAAATTATCCTCTCACAACATCGGTTGATGGAATTCTTCCTTTAAACACTAATGGAAGATGCATTTCAACAGATTATATCTATAATGTTCAAAAGCCGGAAAATTATTATCTGACTAAAAAATCTACAGTTTTAACAATAAAGCTGATTGATAAAAACACGAACGAACAATTGTTTACCCGTTCTTTATCTTATTTTGTTGATGATGATATTCAAAATAAATTTACTATTCCTGTTATAAGTTTATCTATGCCTTATGAAGATATTTTTTCTAAAAAAGAAGGTTTTTATAATAAACCGGAACAAGAAATTGAGAAAAGAGCTAATTTAGAATACTTAGATCCTATTTATGATCAGACTTTTTATCGCAATACTAAAATTAAAATTGGCGGTAATTGGTCTAGTGGTTATCCTCAAAGAACATTGAATTTAAATTTTAATAAAAATCAATTCGGTGAAAAAAATAAGACTGTTAAAGAAAAAGTATTCGGAGACAGAAAACAATTAGGAAATCAAGAAAATGATTTGACAGATATTACTCGATTTAGATTGCATAATGGTGGCAACTGTTTTGAACAATGGACAGGACTTAATGATGCCATAATACAAAATTTAATGGCTTATACTAATGCTTCAACTACTGCTAGTCGTCCTTGTTTAACATATATCAATGGTGAATATTGGGGACTTGAAACTATAAGGGAACATTATTCAGATGTTTATTATTCTGATAATTATGGCGTAAAAAAATCTAATGTTTTAGCATTACAACTTAAAGGCAATTATTTAGTTGATGAAGGCGATGAAAATGAGTGCATGGAAGAAATAGCTAAGCTTAATGAATTTGTTGACAATAATGATTTTACTGATGAAGAAGTATATAACAAATTCGTTTCAGAATATATTGATGAAGACTCATTTATCGATGTGATGATTGCTCATTCTTTTGCTCGCAATTGGGATTTTGTAGGAAATTATAATAATTTGCGAATTTGGAAAACAAATAAAATTGATTCTAAGAACAAATACGCAGATGGAAAATGGAGATTTTCAATTCATGATGTTGACTTTGCTTTTACAGAATCGACAAACTTTTTTAATAAGAATCATGCTAATTCTTATTTTAAATATAATATTTTCAATAAGCTTTCACAAAATGAAACATTTAAAAAGCATATGTATCAAAGGGCAAAATATTTACTAGCTAATAATTTATCATATGATCACGCTGTTGAGGTAATCGATGATCTGATGGATCAAGTTGGACCATATCGTTTAGAATCATATCTTCGTTGGGGAAAAGATGCTTCGATTATGACAAGTTGGCGAGAGTCAATAAATAATGTTAAGTATATAATTCGTTTAAATCAAAACATATATCTCAGTGAACTTTATGATGCTCTATATAAATAA
- a CDS encoding cotJC protein (product inferred by homology to UniProt) yields MYTYQKRMQFPIKIKNKNLYMAKMIIAQYGGSNGEMGAATRYLAQRFTMPCEKGRSLLTDIGTEELGHEEMVQTMVYQLTKGATFEEIRDSGLAPYYVDHGLGIYPADSNGIPFTAATLQSSGDFITDLTEDMAAEEKARSTYEHLIDLASTDDVIQPLLFLRQREVVHYNRFKELLEYYKDKYNLKY; encoded by the coding sequence ATGTATACTTATCAAAAAAGAATGCAATTTCCGATTAAAATAAAAAACAAAAATCTCTATATGGCCAAAATGATTATTGCACAATATGGCGGTTCAAATGGTGAAATGGGAGCGGCAACAAGATATCTAGCTCAACGTTTTACAATGCCTTGTGAAAAAGGTCGCTCTTTATTAACAGATATTGGCACAGAAGAATTAGGTCATGAAGAAATGGTGCAAACTATGGTATATCAATTAACTAAAGGTGCAACATTTGAAGAAATCAGAGATAGTGGATTAGCTCCATATTATGTCGATCATGGTTTAGGTATATATCCTGCTGATAGTAATGGAATTCCATTTACTGCTGCAACACTGCAATCTAGTGGAGACTTTATTACTGATTTAACCGAAGATATGGCAGCCGAAGAAAAGGCTAGAAGCACATATGAGCATTTGATTGATTTAGCTTCAACAGATGATGTTATTCAACCGCTTTTATTTTTAAGACAAAGAGAAGTTGTCCATTATAATAGATTTAAAGAATTGCTTGAATATTATAAAGATAAATATAATTTAAAATATTAA
- a CDS encoding unknown (no significant homology to UniProt) — MKIEMIGYNDTKAIGLYSIIKITPFVFSSFFISIIISIPAFIFKIYDLLFVFLLPLFLIFIMVMQYLINITNKNFLKDKRIKHKIVLEDGILYKDEKEIKSIANIRLYKFKKFLFLELKNSYYRIMNKDFIQGTRDDFLSQIKFYPRHHITFKLPPKSDEEITEIMFNKINLSNVEQLYYSKDKKHIIYIYKNEIGSFSIGNEKLFIAHDEERYYSGKYGWWEPNYENSFTSYFGTIEEALNDIKNQINDFIKLK, encoded by the coding sequence ATGAAAATTGAAATGATTGGTTACAATGATACAAAGGCAATTGGATTATATAGCATTATAAAAATTACTCCTTTTGTATTTTCTTCATTTTTTATTTCAATTATTATTTCTATACCAGCTTTTATTTTCAAAATTTATGACCTTCTTTTTGTTTTTCTCCTTCCTCTATTTTTAATTTTTATCATGGTAATGCAATACTTAATCAATATAACAAATAAAAATTTTCTAAAAGATAAAAGAATAAAACATAAAATTGTTTTAGAAGATGGCATTTTATATAAAGATGAAAAAGAAATAAAAAGCATTGCAAATATACGCTTATATAAATTTAAAAAATTTCTTTTTCTTGAATTAAAGAATTCATATTATAGAATTATGAATAAAGACTTTATCCAAGGAACAAGAGATGATTTTTTATCTCAAATTAAATTTTATCCAAGGCACCATATAACTTTTAAATTACCTCCAAAATCCGATGAAGAAATTACTGAAATAATGTTCAATAAGATTAATTTATCTAATGTTGAACAATTATATTATTCCAAAGATAAAAAACACATTATTTATATTTATAAAAACGAAATCGGTAGTTTTTCAATTGGAAATGAAAAATTATTTATTGCTCATGACGAGGAAAGATATTATTCTGGAAAATATGGTTGGTGGGAACCAAATTATGAAAATTCATTCACTTCATATTTTGGAACAATCGAAGAAGCTCTAAATGATATAAAAAACCAAATTAATGATTTTATAAAATTGAAATAA
- a CDS encoding unknown (no significant homology to UniProt): MTIDNPNATYISIDKNDIYIPDIIKNQAIEIHEDINKIILNVSNLIKFQLMNMIK; encoded by the coding sequence ATGACTATAGATAATCCTAATGCTACATATATTTCTATAGATAAGAATGATATATATATTCCTGACATAATAAAAAATCAAGCAATAGAAATTCATGAAGATATCAACAAAATAATTTTAAATGTTTCTAACTTAATCAAGTTTCAATTAATGAATATGATAAAATAA
- a CDS encoding putative 1-acyl-sn-glycerol-3-phosphate acyltransferase (product inferred by homology to UniProt), which translates to MLKYSRLALQIVPRLISSTLWINRNAKNKKNIPLDKRYDKARKLIIKCMPSFRLDFYVDGLENIPLNTNVLFTPNHQSMLDPVCLIYLLERPMSFLGKKEVKNFPYIGKIFKGIDGLFLDRKNLRQEIKTLGKVSDSLEQKNTWVIFPEGTRTKDPNYTLGEFKAGSIKPAYNAEVPIVPVCIHGTSAALNQKKHEKRYAVQISFLKPHYYEEYKNKSTVEEIQIIQKEIEESLKSKIKREKEEFSFQKIYNKKMQSLQKL; encoded by the coding sequence ATGTTAAAGTACTCTAGATTAGCTTTACAAATAGTTCCTCGCCTTATTTCTTCAACATTATGGATCAATAGAAATGCCAAAAACAAAAAGAATATTCCATTAGATAAAAGATACGATAAGGCTAGAAAACTTATAATAAAATGCATGCCTAGTTTTCGTTTGGATTTTTATGTCGATGGACTTGAAAATATACCTTTAAATACCAATGTTCTGTTCACTCCAAACCATCAATCTATGCTCGATCCAGTATGCTTAATTTACCTGCTTGAAAGACCTATGTCTTTTTTAGGAAAAAAAGAAGTAAAAAATTTCCCATATATCGGAAAAATATTTAAAGGAATTGATGGATTATTTCTTGACAGAAAAAATTTAAGACAAGAAATAAAAACTTTAGGAAAAGTTTCCGATTCACTAGAACAAAAAAATACCTGGGTAATTTTCCCCGAAGGTACAAGAACAAAAGATCCTAACTATACTTTAGGAGAATTTAAGGCTGGATCTATTAAACCGGCATATAATGCCGAAGTTCCAATTGTTCCTGTTTGTATTCACGGAACTTCAGCCGCATTAAATCAAAAAAAACACGAAAAACGTTACGCTGTTCAAATTTCTTTTCTAAAACCACACTACTATGAAGAATATAAAAACAAATCGACTGTTGAAGAAATTCAAATAATTCAAAAAGAAATAGAAGAAAGCCTAAAATCAAAAATCAAAAGAGAAAAAGAAGAATTCAGTTTTCAAAAAATATATAACAAAAAAATGCAAAGCTTACAAAAATTATAG
- a CDS encoding putative uncharacterized protein (product inferred by homology to UniProt) yields the protein MKTQGHPELNEKAKITKGYNLPSKYIIHSVGPIIENKITKVNESDLFNCYQSYLKLADKYQLKSIAFCSISTDIYGCPIKGASKIALKSIKQFFIENTKSSIQKVIIDVFSKGDYDVYKKEIENNY from the coding sequence ATGAAAACCCAAGGACATCCAGAATTAAATGAAAAAGCTAAAATTACTAAGGGCTATAATTTACCATCTAAATATATTATCCATAGTGTCGGACCTATTATTGAAAATAAGATAACTAAAGTAAATGAAAGTGATCTTTTTAATTGCTATCAATCATATCTAAAACTTGCCGATAAATACCAATTAAAAAGCATTGCTTTCTGCTCCATTTCAACTGATATTTATGGATGCCCAATTAAAGGAGCTTCGAAAATAGCATTAAAATCTATAAAACAATTTTTTATAGAAAACACTAAAAGCTCAATTCAAAAAGTTATTATCGATGTTTTTAGTAAAGGAGATTATGATGTTTACAAAAAAGAAATTGAAAATAATTATTGA
- a CDS encoding unknown (no significant homology to UniProt) — MTNLEKGINYLKKYNNINLSTNNNDFKTFRALMSITIPDKLDSYFYQI, encoded by the coding sequence ATGACAAATTTAGAAAAAGGCATTAACTATTTAAAAAAATACAACAATATAAATCTTTCAACAAATAATAATGATTTCAAAACTTTTAGAGCACTTATGAGTATTACAATTCCAGATAAATTGGATTCTTATTTTTATCAAATTTAA
- a CDS encoding deoxyuridine 5`-triphosphate nucleotidohydrolase (product inferred by homology to UniProt) encodes MRKFYVAKGFEKDEPCLPQRKTKLSAGYDIAVVEKTVIEPKEIKLVHTGIKVQMNEDEVFLIFPRSSLAKKKGLTLANNVGVIDSDYFENEENDGEIGLLLQNFSEEVVEIKKSERVAQGIFVKYLKTEDDFIEEKRTGGYGSTGSL; translated from the coding sequence ATGAGAAAATTTTATGTTGCTAAAGGATTTGAAAAAGATGAACCATGTCTTCCACAAAGAAAAACTAAGTTGAGTGCAGGATATGATATAGCAGTTGTTGAGAAGACAGTAATTGAACCTAAAGAAATAAAACTTGTTCATACAGGTATTAAAGTTCAGATGAATGAAGATGAAGTTTTTTTAATATTTCCACGCAGTTCATTAGCTAAGAAAAAAGGATTAACATTGGCTAACAATGTCGGCGTTATCGACTCTGATTATTTTGAAAACGAAGAAAATGATGGTGAAATTGGATTGCTTTTGCAAAATTTCAGTGAAGAAGTTGTTGAAATAAAAAAAAGCGAAAGAGTGGCACAGGGGATTTTTGTAAAATATTTAAAAACAGAGGATGATTTTATAGAAGAAAAAAGAACCGGAGGATATGGCTCTACAGGTTCTCTATAA